Proteins encoded within one genomic window of Actinoplanes octamycinicus:
- a CDS encoding ferrochelatase has translation MVYDAFVLLSFGGPEKPDDVMPFLRNVVRGRGVPDERLAEVREHYMHFGGVSPINQQCRDLLAAVQAEFAGHGIDLPAYWGNRNWHPMLADTVAQMRDDGVEHALGFATSAYGGYSSCKQYWEDIAAARKAVGPKAPLISKLRQFHDHPGFVEPQADGVRAALATLDPARRATTRIVYTAHSIPVSMARTAGPTGGRYTAQLEETARLVQARAAEDLEHDLVWQSRSGPPQVPWLEPDINDHLETLAEKGVTDVVVSPIGFVSDHLEVIWDLDNEAKDTAARLGLGYARASTPGVHPRFVTMVRELVQERLGDQPHTTLGTLPTWDVCPSDCCTPPSRPAKRPGAAA, from the coding sequence GTGGTTTACGACGCCTTCGTCCTGCTCTCCTTCGGCGGTCCGGAAAAGCCGGATGACGTGATGCCGTTCCTGCGCAACGTGGTGCGCGGGCGCGGCGTTCCGGACGAGCGCCTCGCCGAGGTGCGTGAGCACTACATGCACTTCGGCGGGGTCTCCCCGATCAACCAGCAGTGCCGGGACCTGCTCGCCGCGGTCCAGGCCGAGTTCGCCGGCCACGGCATCGATCTCCCGGCGTACTGGGGGAACCGGAACTGGCACCCGATGCTCGCCGACACCGTCGCGCAGATGCGGGACGACGGGGTCGAGCACGCGCTCGGCTTCGCCACCAGTGCGTACGGTGGCTATTCCTCCTGCAAGCAGTACTGGGAGGACATCGCCGCGGCCCGCAAGGCGGTCGGGCCGAAAGCCCCGCTGATCAGCAAGCTGCGGCAGTTCCACGACCACCCGGGCTTCGTCGAGCCGCAGGCCGACGGGGTGCGCGCCGCGCTGGCCACCCTGGACCCGGCCCGCCGGGCGACCACCCGGATCGTCTACACCGCGCACTCCATCCCGGTCAGCATGGCCCGCACCGCCGGCCCGACCGGCGGGCGCTACACCGCCCAGCTGGAGGAGACCGCCCGGCTGGTCCAGGCCCGGGCGGCCGAGGACCTGGAGCACGACCTGGTCTGGCAGAGCCGCTCCGGCCCGCCGCAGGTCCCGTGGCTGGAGCCGGACATCAACGACCACCTGGAGACGCTCGCCGAGAAAGGCGTCACCGACGTGGTGGTCAGCCCGATCGGTTTCGTCTCCGACCACCTCGAGGTGATCTGGGACCTGGACAACGAGGCGAAGGACACCGCGGCCCGGCTCGGGCTCGGCTACGCCCGGGCGTCCACCCCGGGTGTCCACCCGCGATTCGTGACGATGGTCCGCGAGCTGGTCCAGGAGCGGCTGGGTGATCAACCGCACACCACCCTGGGTACGCTCCCGACCTGGGACGTGTGCCCCAGCGACTGTTGCACCCCTCCGTCCCGCCCTGCCAAGCGACCTGGAGCCGCTGCATGA